The Nostoc sp. 'Peltigera membranacea cyanobiont' N6 genome contains the following window.
ATTACCTAACGGATTGAGAAGCGTTGCCTGATATAAATTGCTACACCATTTAAAGCTAAAATCAAGACTAACAACGCAATAATTGTGGCTGCTGCTGCACTAGCAAAACCCGGTTCAGGACGAGTGATATAACTATAGATTTGAATGGGTAATGCCATAAATCTCTGAAACAAGCCAGGGTCAAAAGTGAGAAAACCCACAGCACCAACAACAATTAGAGACGCTGCATCACCAATTGCACGGGATACAGAAATAATCACGCCGGTCAAAATACCAGGGACAGCGTATGGTAAAACGTGACTGCTGATAGTTCGCCATTTGGTGACACCTAAGCCGTAAGAAGCATTTCTCAGAGAATCTGGGACAGCCCGAATTGCTTCTCTAGCTGTCACAATAATTACTGGTAAAGACAGCAAAGATAAAGTCAATGCACCAGAAATCAAAGCAGGGCCAAACCCAAGCAAATAATTGAAAACTCCTAAACCAAGCAATCCATAGACAATAGAAGGTACTCCCGCCAGATTACTGATGTTAATCTCAATAATCGCTGTCCACCAAACTTTAGGTGCATACTCTTCTAGATATAAAGCGGCTCCAACACCAATAGGGACAGTTACTAAAATCACAACAGACCCTAAAAGAACACTGCTGATAATTGCAGGACGAATACCACCTTGGTCAGGAAAACGAGAAGGAGTTTCTGTGAGAAAGCCTGGTGATAAAAATCTGCCTAATCCATCTCGAAAAATATCAAAAAGTAGCAATGCTAGGACAAATAAACCAATCAGCAATCCTAACAAAAAAAGTACTTCAAAAACTTTCCCTAATGTCTCCCTACTCTCAACATTATCGGTAAATTCTGCCGTCGAATCTAGAGAATCATCTTGTTGATAACTTGTAGCCATATCTATTTAGTCGTATTTTTCTTTAAAGCGATTAGCAACCCAATAACTAACAATATTCAAAGCTAGGGTAAGTATAAATAGAACAGCGCCTACAGCATATAATGTCTTGAAATTGAGACTACCACGCGGACTATCTCCACCAGAAATTTGCGCCATGTAAGCTGTCATAGTTTCTACTGATTCCATGAAGTTAACAGTTAGTCTTGGTTGTTGTCCGGCGGCAATGAGGACAGTCATTGTTTCACCCACAGCACGAGAAATACCCAAAATAATCGAGGCGATGATTCCAGAAAGTGCGGCTGGTAGAACTACTTTAAAAATGGCTTCCAGTTTAGTGATACCTAAAGCATAAGCTCCTTCTCGTAAAGAACGTGGGACTGCTTTAATAGCATCTAAGCTGATAGAACCAACAGTAGGAGTAATCATTATCCCCATCATTAACCCTGCACTCAAAGCGTTGAATATTTCCAGAGGCATAAGATTCCGCAGCAATGGTGTAAGGAACAACAGCGCAAAGTAACCATATACTACTGTTGGGATTCCTGCCAAAAGTTCCACTGCTGGGCGTAAAATTGCTGCTACTTTGGGTTGAGCATATTCACTCAAATAAATGGCAGAAGATAAACCCAAAGGAATAGCAACCGCCATAGCAATAGCTGTAGTCAATAAAGTGCCATTAATCAAAGGCCAAACGCCAAAATGTTTATTAGCAAATAGAGGTGTCCATTTAGTATCAAGAAAGAACTGGGCAAACGAGACTTCTTGGAAAAAACTGAATGTCTCCTGAAAAATAATTAGAACAATACCAAAGGTTGTCAAAACTGAAACTAAAGCACAAGCAAA
Protein-coding sequences here:
- the pstA gene encoding phosphate ABC transporter permease PstA gives rise to the protein MATSYQQDDSLDSTAEFTDNVESRETLGKVFEVLFLLGLLIGLFVLALLLFDIFRDGLGRFLSPGFLTETPSRFPDQGGIRPAIISSVLLGSVVILVTVPIGVGAALYLEEYAPKVWWTAIIEINISNLAGVPSIVYGLLGLGVFNYLLGFGPALISGALTLSLLSLPVIIVTAREAIRAVPDSLRNASYGLGVTKWRTISSHVLPYAVPGILTGVIISVSRAIGDAASLIVVGAVGFLTFDPGLFQRFMALPIQIYSYITRPEPGFASAAAATIIALLVLILALNGVAIYIRQRFSIR
- the pstC gene encoding phosphate ABC transporter permease subunit PstC; the protein is MQNTNYQDDPYLLSRQSLDKNASEDISEKIVAAILFACALVSVLTTFGIVLIIFQETFSFFQEVSFAQFFLDTKWTPLFANKHFGVWPLINGTLLTTAIAMAVAIPLGLSSAIYLSEYAQPKVAAILRPAVELLAGIPTVVYGYFALLFLTPLLRNLMPLEIFNALSAGLMMGIMITPTVGSISLDAIKAVPRSLREGAYALGITKLEAIFKVVLPAALSGIIASIILGISRAVGETMTVLIAAGQQPRLTVNFMESVETMTAYMAQISGGDSPRGSLNFKTLYAVGAVLFILTLALNIVSYWVANRFKEKYD